The proteins below are encoded in one region of Helianthus annuus cultivar XRQ/B chromosome 2, HanXRQr2.0-SUNRISE, whole genome shotgun sequence:
- the LOC110880768 gene encoding uncharacterized protein LOC110880768, whose product MSDGWRDIRHRHLINFLVYCEKGISFLKSVDASDIESNTVNLCNLFAEVTEMVGVKNVVQIVTDNAANYKAAGKMLCAKYPSVTWTPCAAHCLNLLLKDVSELENVAKLVKLASRITVFIYNHKMPLNWLRKREGWTEIIRPGPTRFGTTFIALKSLVDHKNDLQALVISNEFKKMSKLGNATGCKEVVMNETFWSNCLITVTVMTPLLRVLRLCDMDEKPSLPYVFEGMIQADKGVKAIFKGKEDLYKPYTDIIDARWKKMLCSSIHCAAYWLNPAYQYDKENLYKGKEVFKGVLEMVEKNFSVDEVIDITTTLGKFRDGEECFGRSSAVASRKAIQPAEWWRLFGGDYPLMQNFAVRILSQTASSSGCELDCESISHAEFWVVEEEPAGELRNDDIDNMFGEEDHNPVSQTQGNENSYALVDEDGDDSEFHLLSDRELDAFNTPMA is encoded by the exons ATGAGTGATGGGTGGCGGGATATTAGGCATCGACATTTGATTAATTTCTTAGTTTATTGTGAGAAAGGAATTTCATTTCTTAAATCTGTAGACGCATCTGATATTGAGAGCAATACTGTGAATTTGTGTAATTTGTTTGCTGAAGTTACGGAAATGGTTGGGGTTAAGAATGTAGTTCAGATAGTTACTGACAATGCTGCTAATTACAAGGCAGCTGGTAAAATGTTATGTGCAAAATATCCTTCAGTTACTTGGACACCTTGTGCAGCTCACTGTCTTAATCTTCTGTTAAAGGATGTTTCAGAGTTGGAGAATGTTGCAAAGTTGGTTAAACTTGCATCTAGGATTACTGTTTTTATTTATAATCATAAGATGCCGTTGAATTGGTTAAGAAAAAGAGAGGGTTGGACAGAAATCATTCGTCCAGGTCCTACCCGGTTTGGTACGACCTTCATTGCATTAAAAAGTTTGGTAGATCATAAAAATGACTTGCAAGCTCTTGTCATATCTAATGAATTTAAAAAGATGTCAAAACTGGGGAATGCAACTGGATGTAAAGAAGTTGTGATGAATGAAACTTTTTGGAGCAATTGTTTGATTACTGTGACAGTAATGACTCCTTTGTTGAGGGTTTTGCGTTTGTGTGATATGGATGAAAAACCTTCTTTGCCATATGTTTTTGAGGGGATGATTCAGGCAGATAAGGGAGTTAAGGCAATATTTAAGGGAAAGGAAGATTTGTATAAGCCATATACAGATATAATCGATGCTCGATGGAAAAAGATGTTATGTTCTAGTATTCATTGTGCGGCATATTGGTTAAATCCAGCTTATCAGTATGACAAAGAAAATCTTTATAAAGGTAAAGAAGTTTTCAAGGGTGTTCTCGAAATGGTTGAGAAGAATTTTTCGGTTGATGAGGTTATAGATATTACAACGACTTTAGGCAAGTTTCGTGATGGCGAAGAATGTTTTGGTAGGAGTAGTGCCGTTGCTTCTCGTAAAGCAATTCAACCCG CCGAATGGTGGAGATTATTTGGTGGAGATTATCCGTTAATGCAAAACTTTGCCGTTCGAATATTAAGTCAaaccgcatcttcctctggtTGTGAAC TTGATTGTGAAAGTATTAGTCATGCGGAATTTTGGGTGGTTGAAGAAGAGCCGGCAGGAGAACTTCGTAACGATGATATAGATAACATGTTTGGTGAGGAAGATCATAACCCGGTTTCTCAAACACAAG GAAACGAAAATAGTTATGCTCTAGTTGATGAGGATGGTGACGATAGTGAATTTCATCTTTTAAGCGACCGGGAACTTGATGCATTCAACACTCCAATGGCTTAA